The following DNA comes from Cellulomonas soli.
CGCGCTGGTCGCGTTCGTGCTCGTGCGGGTCAGCCCGCGCCGCATCGGCCGCAGGCACCCGGTGGCGACGCTGGCCGTGCTGTCCCGGCTGCTGCTCGCGGTCATGGTCGTCGCCGGTGGCGTCGGCCGTGCGGCCCGGGCCACGCCCGAGGAGCGCACCCAGGAAGAGGAGGACGAGCTGCGCGACATGGTGCAGCGCGTCAGCGAGTCCGACGTCATCGAGGACGACGAGCGCGAGCTGTTCCGCTCCGTGCTCGAGCTGGGCGACACCCTCACGCGCGAGGTGATGGTGCCGCGCACCGACATGGTGACGACCGGCGCCGACACCCCGCTGCACAAGGTGCTCAGCCTGCTGCTGCGCTCCGGGTTCTCCCGCGTGCCGGTCGTCGGCTCCTCCGTCGACGACCTGCGCGGCGTGCTCTACCTCAAGGACATCGCCCGCCGCCTGCAGGGCACCGACCGGTCGGACGCCCTCGAGGCGCCCGCCTCGTCCCTGGCCCGACCGGCCGTGTTCGTGCCCGAGTCCAAGCCCGTCGACGAGCTGCTGCGCGAGCTGCAGGGCGGCTCGTCGCACATCGCGATGGTCGTCGACGAGTACGGCGGGATCGCCGGCCTGGTCACGATCGAGGACGCGCTCGAGGAGATCGTCGGCGAGCTGACCGACGAGCACGACCCCAGCGCCCGCGCCGTCGAGGCGCTCGGCGAGGGGACCTACCGTGTCCCTGCGCGCCTGGGCCGCGACGAGCTCGGCGAGCTGTTCGACCTGGAGGTCGACGACGAGGACGTCGACACCGCGGCCGGGCTGCTGGCCAAGGCGCTCGGCAAGGTCCCGCTCCCCGGCTCCGCGGGCGACATCCACGGCCTGCACCTGGTCGCCGAACGTGCCGACGGCCGCCGCCGGCGGCTGTCCACCCTGCTCGTCAGCCGCACCGAGGCGCCGTCCGACGACGCGCCCGACACCACCGACACCCCGCACGGAGACCCCCGATGACCCACCGTTCCGGCTTCGCCTGCTTCGTCGGGCGGCCCAACGCCGGCAAGTCCACGCTGACCAACGCCCTCGTCGGCCAGAAGGTCGCGATCACCTCCGGGCGGCCGCAGACCACCCGGCACACCATCCGCGGGATCGTGCACCGTGCCGACGCCCAGCTCGTGCTCGTCGACACCCCCGGGCTGCACCGGCCGCGCACGCTGCTGGGTGAACGGCTCAACCACCTGGTCAAGGACACGCTCACCGAGGTCGACGTCGTGGGCTTCTGCCTGCCCGCCGACCAGAAGGTCGGGCCCGGCGACCGGTTCATCGCCGAGCAGCTCGTGCAGCTCTCGCGCGACGGCCGCGGCACGCCCGTCGTCGCCGTGGTCACCAAGGCGGACCTGGTGACCAAGGGACGGCTCGCCGAGCACCTTTTGGCCGTGCAGCAGCTGGGGGAGTGGACCGACATCGTCCCGGTCTCCGCCCAGTCCGGGTACCAGGTCGAGGTGCTCACCGACGTGCTGGTCTCGCACCTGCCCGAGGGGCCGGCCCTGTACCCCGAGGGCGAGCTCACCGACGAGCCCGAGCAGGTCATGGTCGCCGAGCTCGTGCGCGAGGCCGCCCTCGAGGGCGTGCGCGACGAGCTGCCGCACTCGCTCGCCGTCGTCGTCGAGGAGATCGTGCCGCGCGAGGACACCGGCGACGGCACACCGATGCTCGACGTGCGGGTCAACCTCTACGTGGAGCGCGACAGCCAGAAGGCCATCATCATCGGCCGCGGCGGGGCCCGGCTGCGTGACGTCGGCAGCCAGGCGCGGCGCGGGATCGAGGCGCTGCTCGGCGCCCGGGTGTACCTGGACCTGCACGTGAAGGTCGCCAAGGACTGGCAGCGCGACCCCAAGCAGCTGGGCCGGCTGGGATTCTGATGCTGAGGGACGAGCCGGGTTCGCGCGCGCGGGCGATCGTGTCCGCCGCACGCGGACGCCGGGCGTACCGGATGGCGGCCAGCTCGGCCGTCGGCGTGCTCGCCCTGGCGTTCCTCGGGTCGGTGATGGGACCGCAGTGGGACCCGCAGCCCGTGACCGACCCGATCGAGGTCGAGACGACCTCGACGACGATCGGCGAGGCCGTGCAGCCGGGCACCTACGAGGTGACCCAGTCGGTCGTCACGGTCCGGCTCGACGGCGTGAGCGTGCAGGCGCGGATCAGCGAGCCGGTCGGCGCCGAGGGGCCTCTGCCGGCGGTGGTGTTCGTGCACGGGGCGGGCACGGGCAAGTACGACGAGGCGTTCCTGGCCCAGGCCGCCTCCCTCGCCTCGCACGGGATCGTCGCGATGGTCCCCGACAAGCGGCTCGACACCTACACGACCCGGCACCGCGACTACGCGGCGATGGCGGCCGACTACGCCCGGTCCGTCGACCTCCTGCGGGAGTGGCCGAGCGTCGACCCTGACCGCGTCGGGGTGTACGCCGAGAGCGAGGGCGGCTGGATCGCACCGGTCATGGCCGCGCAGGACCCCGACCTGGCGTTCGTGGTCCTCGTGTCCTCCCCGGTCGTGCCACCGCGCCAGCAGGCCGCGTTCGCCGTCGACTCCTACCTGCGCAACACGCAGGTGCCGCACGGGGTGTTCCGGGCGATCCCGCGCGCCGTCGGGATGTCGCTGCCCGGCGGTGGCTTCGAGTACGCGGACTTCGACGTGACGCCGTACCAGCGCAGGATGACCGCGCCGGTGCTCGTCGTGTACGGCACCGGGGACGCGTCGATGCCCATCGTGCAGGGCGCCGAGAAGATCGTCGCCGACGCCGCGCTCGCCGGGAACGGGGACGTCACCGTGCGCTACTACGCCGGCGCCGACCACGGCATCCGGGTGGACGGCGCGGTCTCCGAGGCGTTCCTGCGTGACCTCGACGGGTGGGTGCTCGGCCTGCCGGGCACCGCCGACGCCTCCCCACGGGTCGCGGGGGACCAGCCCGTGCAGGAGTACCTGGCGGCGCCGGTGCCCGAACCGCGCTGGCTGCGCAGCGGTGACGTCGTGCTCGGCTCGGTGTTCACCGGCGCCGGACTGATCGCGCTCGGGCCCGTGCTGGTGCTCGGCTCGCGCGCGGCGGCCGCGGTCGCCGGTGCGGTGCGCCGCCGCCGCGGCGGCGGGACGGTGCCCGACCCCGCAGGCCGCCCGGCGCCGCCTCGCTACGGCTCGGGGGTGCCCTGGCGGATCGGCGCCCTCGGCCTCGGTGCGCTCGCCACGGTCGGGGTGCTCGTCTGGTACCTCGTCGCCATCGCCCGGCTCGCACTGGACTACGAGCGCAACGCGCTCGTCGTGCAAGGCGGATGGCTGCTCGTCCGGCTCCTGGGCATCGGAGCGGTCGTCGCCGGTGTGGCGCTCGCCACACGCATGCACGAGCTGCAGCTCGTCGGCCGACGTGGTGCGCCCGGCGCCGTGCGGACGATCGCCCTGTGGTCCGGCGTCGTCGGCGCAGCTGTGCTGCTCGTGGTCCTGGCGTACTGGGGCGCGTTCCAGCTCGGCATCTGACGGCGGCCGGGTACGGGCACCAGGTCCTCCTGCGGTGCCCGCGTGACGGGGTAGGTTCCTCCCGATCCGTCCGCAGGCAGGGACGGGTGTGGGCGTGTCGACCTCACGTGCGGCACGATGTGCGCCGATGCACTGAGAAGAGAGAGTCCGTCGCGCGGGACCGCGCGAGGGGAAAGGGGAGCCTGTGCGCACGTCATGGGGCTCGGCGACGGACCGCGGGCTGGTGCGGGACGTCAACGAGG
Coding sequences within:
- a CDS encoding hemolysin family protein, whose product is MTDVPVGLLVTLAVAGILLAGALSAGEVAVARVTRAAATELTAQGHAAADRVRVLVERPARVAAAASYVRLVAEMTSTVCITLVVASGSLPWWAVALIAVAVCALVAFVLVRVSPRRIGRRHPVATLAVLSRLLLAVMVVAGGVGRAARATPEERTQEEEDELRDMVQRVSESDVIEDDERELFRSVLELGDTLTREVMVPRTDMVTTGADTPLHKVLSLLLRSGFSRVPVVGSSVDDLRGVLYLKDIARRLQGTDRSDALEAPASSLARPAVFVPESKPVDELLRELQGGSSHIAMVVDEYGGIAGLVTIEDALEEIVGELTDEHDPSARAVEALGEGTYRVPARLGRDELGELFDLEVDDEDVDTAAGLLAKALGKVPLPGSAGDIHGLHLVAERADGRRRRLSTLLVSRTEAPSDDAPDTTDTPHGDPR
- the era gene encoding GTPase Era gives rise to the protein MTHRSGFACFVGRPNAGKSTLTNALVGQKVAITSGRPQTTRHTIRGIVHRADAQLVLVDTPGLHRPRTLLGERLNHLVKDTLTEVDVVGFCLPADQKVGPGDRFIAEQLVQLSRDGRGTPVVAVVTKADLVTKGRLAEHLLAVQQLGEWTDIVPVSAQSGYQVEVLTDVLVSHLPEGPALYPEGELTDEPEQVMVAELVREAALEGVRDELPHSLAVVVEEIVPREDTGDGTPMLDVRVNLYVERDSQKAIIIGRGGARLRDVGSQARRGIEALLGARVYLDLHVKVAKDWQRDPKQLGRLGF
- a CDS encoding alpha/beta hydrolase family protein; protein product: MLRDEPGSRARAIVSAARGRRAYRMAASSAVGVLALAFLGSVMGPQWDPQPVTDPIEVETTSTTIGEAVQPGTYEVTQSVVTVRLDGVSVQARISEPVGAEGPLPAVVFVHGAGTGKYDEAFLAQAASLASHGIVAMVPDKRLDTYTTRHRDYAAMAADYARSVDLLREWPSVDPDRVGVYAESEGGWIAPVMAAQDPDLAFVVLVSSPVVPPRQQAAFAVDSYLRNTQVPHGVFRAIPRAVGMSLPGGGFEYADFDVTPYQRRMTAPVLVVYGTGDASMPIVQGAEKIVADAALAGNGDVTVRYYAGADHGIRVDGAVSEAFLRDLDGWVLGLPGTADASPRVAGDQPVQEYLAAPVPEPRWLRSGDVVLGSVFTGAGLIALGPVLVLGSRAAAAVAGAVRRRRGGGTVPDPAGRPAPPRYGSGVPWRIGALGLGALATVGVLVWYLVAIARLALDYERNALVVQGGWLLVRLLGIGAVVAGVALATRMHELQLVGRRGAPGAVRTIALWSGVVGAAVLLVVLAYWGAFQLGI